In a genomic window of Xylophilus rhododendri:
- a CDS encoding VOC family protein, with the protein MDASFILYVSDLERSSRFYAELLGQQPVPFEATFVMFFQESGARLGLAQRDSIASAGALPSSGFELDFPVSTHGDVDRMHADWVRRGLAIVEPPNHMAFAYTFVAADPDGHRLRFYCRRVSGGY; encoded by the coding sequence TTGGACGCTTCTTTCATCCTCTATGTGAGCGATCTCGAACGAAGCAGCCGCTTCTACGCCGAGCTTCTCGGGCAGCAGCCGGTGCCCTTCGAGGCCACCTTCGTGATGTTCTTCCAGGAATCCGGCGCGCGCCTGGGCCTGGCGCAGCGCGACAGCATCGCCTCCGCCGGTGCCCTGCCCTCGTCCGGCTTCGAACTGGACTTTCCGGTCAGCACCCATGGCGATGTGGACCGGATGCATGCCGACTGGGTGCGCCGGGGCCTGGCCATCGTCGAGCCGCCGAACCACATGGCCTTCGCCTATACCTTCGTGGCGGCCGACCCGGACGGCCACCGGCTGCGCTTCTACTGCCGCCGGGTCAGCGGCGGCTACTAG
- a CDS encoding polysaccharide lyase domain-containing protein, giving the protein MKMKIGALFVGLASLSAGAQARPGPDAVTARDLWVEPPTLQAIGLEWRIEGDGNRNASVEVEYREAGQGAWLPAMPLVRSQGEKVGNLVPPRANFHPDPNRYVNPNMFAGSIFGLLPDTRYQVRLKLADPDGVRGGGSRTVEVRTRAEPMPAPGGKVYHVYPIGWTGPKQEPAFTGLMEAYYEGAASSDFQGTFPPRVKPGDTVLVHAGTYQSDRVHYLNGLPHPGYNALSTLFDGTYYLTASGTADKPIAIKAAGDGEVIFDGNGAQTFFNLMAANYNYFEGITFRNANLVFLLGLKNIAGASGFTLKHSRLYDIGRGVQDDWSGSKNFYIADNEFIGRHDPKKMMGWRGAEWEKLPGFPEKLGGPEGSEYAIKLYGQGHVVAHNYIAHWHDGVDIATYGDPDQDANGLEKRDRVPVSIDFHGNDFFNMSDNCIETDGGAHNIRVYDNRCFNSISGALSATPLLGGPVYFVRNLVYNTTTEGVMKVGTAANVLLLQNTFVGEVATDAPNQVWMNNLVLGVNPKAPLLRMNSYSNHSQADHNAYGFNPQAAVAYEWNTPPFEVGMDWSKPTVKRAFKSLADMQAATGQERHSFAAGYADLVKVSMPDRPDVQRLYAPADYDFSPAAGSPLVDAGARLPTINDGFQGKAPDIGALEAGAAPRLYGPRPWHRDAGS; this is encoded by the coding sequence ATGAAGATGAAGATCGGCGCCTTGTTCGTGGGACTGGCGTCCCTGTCCGCTGGCGCGCAGGCCAGGCCCGGCCCCGACGCCGTGACCGCCCGCGACCTGTGGGTGGAGCCGCCCACGTTGCAGGCGATCGGCCTCGAATGGCGCATCGAGGGCGACGGCAACCGCAATGCCAGCGTCGAGGTCGAATACCGCGAGGCGGGGCAGGGCGCCTGGCTGCCGGCCATGCCGCTGGTGCGCTCGCAGGGCGAGAAGGTCGGCAACCTGGTGCCGCCACGGGCCAATTTCCATCCGGACCCGAACCGCTACGTCAACCCCAATATGTTCGCCGGCAGCATCTTCGGCCTGCTGCCGGACACCCGCTACCAGGTGCGCCTGAAGCTCGCCGATCCCGACGGCGTGCGCGGCGGCGGCAGCCGCACCGTCGAGGTCCGCACCCGGGCCGAGCCGATGCCGGCGCCGGGCGGCAAGGTCTATCACGTCTACCCCATCGGCTGGACCGGCCCCAAGCAGGAGCCGGCCTTCACCGGCCTGATGGAGGCCTACTACGAAGGCGCGGCCAGCTCCGACTTCCAGGGCACCTTCCCGCCCCGGGTGAAGCCGGGCGACACGGTGCTGGTGCATGCCGGCACCTACCAGTCCGACCGGGTGCACTACCTCAACGGCCTGCCGCATCCGGGCTACAACGCCCTCAGCACCCTGTTCGACGGCACCTACTACCTCACGGCCAGCGGCACGGCCGACAAACCCATCGCCATCAAGGCCGCGGGCGACGGCGAAGTCATCTTCGACGGCAACGGCGCGCAGACCTTCTTCAACCTGATGGCCGCCAACTACAACTACTTCGAGGGCATCACCTTCCGCAATGCCAACCTGGTGTTCCTGCTGGGCCTGAAGAACATCGCCGGGGCCAGCGGCTTCACGCTCAAGCATTCCAGGCTCTACGACATCGGCCGCGGCGTGCAGGACGACTGGTCGGGCTCGAAGAACTTCTACATCGCCGACAACGAATTCATCGGCCGCCACGACCCGAAGAAGATGATGGGCTGGCGCGGCGCCGAGTGGGAGAAGCTGCCGGGCTTTCCCGAAAAGCTCGGCGGCCCGGAAGGCTCCGAATACGCCATCAAGCTCTATGGCCAGGGCCATGTGGTGGCGCACAACTACATCGCCCACTGGCACGACGGCGTGGACATCGCCACCTACGGCGATCCCGACCAGGATGCCAACGGCCTGGAGAAGCGCGACCGGGTGCCGGTGTCCATCGACTTCCACGGCAACGACTTCTTCAACATGAGCGACAACTGCATCGAGACCGATGGCGGCGCGCACAACATCCGGGTCTACGACAACCGCTGCTTCAACAGCATCAGCGGCGCGCTCAGCGCCACGCCGCTGCTGGGCGGGCCGGTCTATTTCGTGCGCAACCTCGTCTACAACACCACCACCGAAGGGGTGATGAAGGTGGGCACCGCCGCCAACGTGCTGCTGCTGCAGAACACCTTCGTGGGCGAGGTGGCGACCGACGCGCCCAACCAGGTGTGGATGAACAACCTGGTGCTGGGCGTCAACCCCAAGGCGCCGCTGCTGCGCATGAACAGCTACAGCAACCACTCCCAGGCCGACCACAACGCCTACGGCTTCAATCCGCAGGCGGCCGTCGCCTACGAATGGAACACGCCGCCTTTCGAGGTGGGCATGGACTGGAGCAAACCGACGGTCAAGCGCGCCTTCAAGAGCCTGGCCGACATGCAGGCCGCCACCGGCCAGGAGCGGCACAGCTTCGCGGCGGGCTATGCGGACCTGGTGAAGGTCTCCATGCCCGACAGGCCGGACGTGCAGCGCCTCTACGCCCCTGCCGACTACGACTTCAGCCCGGCGGCCGGCTCGCCGCTGGTCGATGCCGGCGCCCGGCTGCCGACCATCAACGACGGCTTCCAGGGCAAGGCACCCGATATCGGCGCCTTAGAAGCCGGCGCCGCGCCGCGCCTCTACGGCCCGCGTCCCTGGCATCGCGACGCGGGTTCGTGA
- a CDS encoding DUF2231 domain-containing protein: protein MRPDLHPPPSRPAAIVFDLLNPIPFGFLVAALISDVVYANSGNVMWFKAAAWLIAAGLVFAIIPRLIDLVRVWFPGARPRSGHAMAAFWLYLAGIAAAIVNAFVHSRDAYSIVPEGVWLSIATVVLLAIATVLTTLHALKGQP, encoded by the coding sequence ATGAGACCCGACCTCCATCCGCCACCCTCCCGGCCCGCGGCCATCGTCTTCGACCTGCTCAACCCCATCCCTTTCGGCTTCCTGGTCGCCGCGCTGATCTCCGACGTGGTCTATGCCAACAGCGGCAATGTGATGTGGTTCAAGGCCGCCGCCTGGCTGATCGCCGCCGGCCTGGTCTTCGCCATCATTCCCCGGCTGATCGACCTGGTCCGCGTCTGGTTCCCGGGCGCGCGTCCGCGGTCCGGCCATGCCATGGCGGCCTTCTGGCTGTACCTGGCAGGCATCGCCGCCGCCATCGTCAATGCCTTCGTGCACAGCCGGGATGCCTATTCCATCGTGCCGGAGGGTGTGTGGCTGTCGATCGCCACCGTCGTGCTGCTGGCCATCGCCACCGTCCTCACGACCCTGCACGCACTCAAGGGCCAGCCATGA
- a CDS encoding PQQ-dependent sugar dehydrogenase, translating into MKKINKTWVALVPAAMVLTLAACGDRAAVDPQRQMGAAPELPAAKNFLVPPMQVPTGVGWQGDAHPAVAAGLKIEKIAGQLKHPRQLLALPNGDVLVVESNGPGTEAVTTPKQLIAGMVKNRSGKGEKGGNRVTLLRKDAATGKWAQHVFIEKLNSPFGIQLIGQTLYVADTDRILKFAYDPAATRMADPGTELADLPSTINHHWTKALLASPDGKKLYVGVGSNSNITENGLEVEYRRAAVLEVDVASGASRVFASGLRNPTGLQWEPQTGKLWAIVNERDEIGADLVPDYLTSVQDGGFYGWPYSYYGQHVDQRVHAQRPDLVAKALKPDYALTSHVAPLGLLFYTGANLPASYRGGAFIGEHGSWDRSPLSGYQVSFVRFENGKPTGQKMPVVTGFFSQDEKSLFGAPVGLAQGADGALLIADDVGNTVWSVTAAGQ; encoded by the coding sequence ATGAAAAAAATCAACAAGACATGGGTCGCCCTGGTTCCCGCCGCCATGGTGCTGACCCTCGCCGCCTGCGGCGACCGGGCAGCCGTCGATCCCCAGCGCCAGATGGGCGCCGCGCCCGAACTGCCGGCCGCGAAGAATTTCCTGGTGCCGCCGATGCAGGTGCCCACCGGCGTGGGCTGGCAGGGCGATGCCCATCCGGCCGTGGCCGCCGGCCTGAAAATCGAGAAGATCGCCGGCCAGCTCAAGCACCCCCGCCAACTGCTGGCGCTGCCCAACGGCGATGTGCTGGTGGTCGAATCCAACGGCCCGGGCACCGAAGCCGTGACCACGCCCAAGCAGCTGATCGCCGGCATGGTGAAGAACCGCTCCGGCAAGGGCGAGAAGGGCGGCAACCGCGTCACCCTGCTGCGCAAGGACGCGGCCACCGGCAAGTGGGCGCAGCATGTGTTCATCGAGAAGCTGAACTCGCCCTTCGGCATTCAGCTGATCGGCCAGACCCTCTATGTGGCCGACACCGACCGCATCCTGAAGTTCGCCTACGACCCGGCCGCCACCCGCATGGCCGACCCCGGCACCGAGCTGGCCGACCTGCCGAGCACCATCAACCACCACTGGACCAAGGCCCTGCTGGCCAGCCCGGACGGCAAGAAGCTCTATGTCGGCGTCGGCTCCAACAGCAACATCACCGAGAACGGCCTGGAAGTCGAATACCGACGCGCCGCCGTGCTGGAAGTGGATGTCGCCAGCGGCGCCAGCCGGGTGTTCGCCTCCGGCCTGCGCAACCCCACCGGCCTGCAGTGGGAGCCGCAGACGGGCAAGCTCTGGGCCATCGTCAACGAACGCGACGAGATCGGCGCCGACCTGGTGCCCGACTACCTGACCTCGGTGCAGGACGGCGGCTTCTACGGCTGGCCCTACAGCTACTACGGCCAGCATGTGGACCAGCGGGTGCATGCGCAGCGGCCGGACCTGGTGGCCAAGGCCCTGAAGCCCGACTACGCGCTGACCTCGCATGTGGCGCCGCTCGGCCTGCTGTTCTACACCGGCGCCAACCTGCCGGCCTCGTATCGCGGCGGCGCCTTCATCGGCGAACACGGCAGCTGGGACCGCTCGCCGCTGAGCGGCTACCAGGTGAGTTTCGTGCGCTTCGAGAACGGCAAGCCGACCGGGCAAAAGATGCCGGTGGTGACCGGCTTCTTCTCGCAGGACGAGAAGTCGCTCTTCGGCGCGCCGGTCGGCCTGGCGCAGGGCGCGGATGGCGCCCTGCTGATCGCCGACGATGTCGGCAACACCGTCTGGTCCGTCACTGCCGCCGGGCAGTAG
- a CDS encoding DUF4126 family protein, with amino-acid sequence MSLTLQHKDSPLPGLASGLAAGLIGAVAMTAFQALLARASITSGVSGRPSTEKAADQAARLTTGHSLPRSALPVAGEAVHYLIGSLVGGAYGMAAGLVPQVTAVRGAAFGWVAATVVDETLVPAFGFGDPFWKAPLISHPYSYVSHTVFGMSTEAARKLFLPFFRDVKTGIGIVRNGEQPARLQTEGSTRWRTLGLAFLLGATAGPRTNAPLATVSWAARLGLVDVSGSPLAFLSSKAAVGVLSPMAIGELVADKLPSTPSRTEPLGVGARAVSGAISGAALAGGRSPSAALAGAAGAVAATYLGYLLRTRLSRAVGRDWPVAATEDLLAFGGAALVCLAAIAPQDQDRGA; translated from the coding sequence ATGAGCCTCACCCTTCAACACAAGGACTCTCCCCTTCCCGGACTGGCATCGGGCCTGGCCGCCGGCCTGATCGGCGCCGTAGCCATGACCGCCTTCCAGGCACTGCTGGCACGCGCCAGCATCACCTCCGGCGTGTCCGGCCGGCCTTCCACCGAGAAGGCGGCCGATCAGGCGGCCCGGCTCACCACTGGCCACTCGCTGCCTCGCTCGGCGCTGCCGGTGGCCGGCGAGGCTGTGCACTACCTGATCGGCAGCCTGGTGGGCGGCGCCTACGGCATGGCCGCCGGGCTGGTGCCGCAGGTGACGGCGGTGCGTGGCGCGGCCTTCGGCTGGGTGGCGGCCACGGTGGTGGACGAGACCCTGGTGCCGGCCTTCGGCTTCGGCGATCCGTTCTGGAAGGCGCCGCTGATCTCGCATCCTTATTCCTATGTCTCGCACACCGTCTTCGGCATGTCGACCGAGGCGGCGCGCAAGCTCTTCCTGCCTTTCTTCCGGGACGTGAAGACCGGTATCGGCATCGTCCGCAACGGGGAGCAGCCCGCGCGGCTGCAGACCGAGGGGTCGACCCGCTGGCGCACGCTGGGCCTGGCGTTCCTGCTGGGCGCCACGGCCGGGCCGCGTACCAATGCGCCGCTGGCCACCGTCAGCTGGGCGGCGCGGCTGGGGCTGGTCGATGTGTCGGGCTCGCCGCTGGCCTTTCTTTCATCGAAGGCGGCTGTGGGTGTGCTGTCGCCGATGGCGATCGGTGAACTGGTGGCCGACAAGCTGCCCAGCACACCGAGCCGCACCGAGCCGCTGGGCGTGGGGGCGCGGGCGGTATCGGGCGCGATCTCCGGCGCTGCGCTGGCCGGTGGGCGTTCGCCCTCCGCCGCACTGGCCGGTGCAGCCGGCGCCGTGGCCGCCACCTATCTCGGCTACCTGCTGCGCACCCGCCTGTCGCGTGCCGTCGGCCGCGACTGGCCGGTGGCAGCCACCGAAGACCTGCTGGCCTTCGGTGGCGCGGCCCTGGTCTGCCTGGCCGCTATCGCGCCGCAGGACCAGGACCGCGGGGCCTGA
- a CDS encoding amidohydrolase family protein — MTNRTTGTTPTAQPPLCLPPDPHPRKPRHRLPPGATDCHCHVYEDPQRYPYVADRSYTPAPADRQAYLAMCATLGLERTVQVSASVYGSDNRLTLDLIAALGQHRARGVAGLSPQVEAAELHRLHEGGMRGVRVSTLVKGYGGTDAIAELAPRIRPLGWHLQLHFHHAEEIAQLEPMLLRLAVPLVFDHMGCVDGRLGPDQPGFQAMLRILRQRDDCWAKISSWHRRSHSGPPGYTDMRPLVEAMVDARADRLVFGTNWPNPALFAPDTMPNDGDMVDLFCDWVPDAAVRQAILSDNPARLYGFPPLAG; from the coding sequence ATGACGAACCGAACCACTGGCACCACCCCCACCGCGCAGCCGCCGCTTTGCCTGCCGCCCGACCCGCATCCACGCAAGCCGCGCCACCGGCTGCCGCCGGGCGCGACCGACTGCCACTGCCATGTCTACGAAGACCCGCAGCGTTATCCCTATGTGGCCGACCGCTCCTACACCCCGGCGCCGGCCGATCGCCAGGCCTATCTGGCCATGTGCGCCACGCTGGGCCTGGAGCGCACGGTGCAGGTCAGCGCCAGTGTGTACGGCTCGGACAACCGCCTCACGCTGGACCTGATCGCCGCGCTGGGCCAGCACCGCGCGCGTGGCGTGGCCGGCCTGTCGCCGCAGGTGGAAGCCGCCGAACTGCACCGGCTGCACGAAGGCGGCATGCGCGGCGTGCGGGTGTCCACGCTGGTCAAGGGTTATGGCGGCACCGATGCCATCGCCGAACTGGCGCCACGCATCCGGCCGCTGGGCTGGCATCTGCAGCTGCATTTCCACCATGCCGAGGAGATCGCGCAGCTGGAGCCCATGCTGCTGCGCCTCGCGGTGCCGCTGGTGTTCGATCACATGGGTTGCGTGGATGGCCGCCTGGGGCCGGATCAGCCGGGCTTCCAGGCCATGCTGCGCATCCTGCGGCAGCGCGACGATTGCTGGGCCAAGATCTCCAGCTGGCATAGACGCAGCCACAGCGGGCCGCCTGGATACACGGACATGCGGCCGCTGGTCGAGGCCATGGTGGATGCACGCGCCGATCGGCTGGTGTTCGGCACCAACTGGCCGAACCCGGCGCTCTTCGCGCCGGACACCATGCCCAACGACGGCGACATGGTCGACCTGTTCTGCGACTGGGTGCCCGATGCCGCCGTGCGCCAGGCCATCCTCAGCGACAACCCGGCACGGCTCTACGGTTTCCCACCCCTGGCGGGGTGA
- a CDS encoding Bug family tripartite tricarboxylate transporter substrate binding protein translates to MIKRRNFHSLLAAAALAAAGLAQAQAPYPDHAIKLIVPFPPGGNIDATARIVANGLSEKLGQTVIVDNRPGAAGLLGSEVAARSPADGYTLLLASTGVLAPAKALTPDMKLDPARDFVAVSPIAQAPLLLIVNPSLPVNSVAEFIAYAKAHPGKVSIASPGTGTAAHLTAELFQKASGTQLLHVPYKGSSQAVADLLGGQVNATFDQLASTLAQIKAGKLKALGITTAQRSAIVPQIPTLAESGLPGFESSTTTGLVVPAGTPPAVVAKLSAAMQEVLKSPEARQKFEVLGSDVVAGPGSEYDGILKSEVRKWTQVVKDAGIKLP, encoded by the coding sequence ATGATCAAACGCAGGAATTTCCACTCGCTCCTGGCAGCCGCCGCACTCGCCGCGGCGGGCTTGGCCCAGGCGCAGGCGCCCTACCCCGACCATGCGATCAAGCTGATCGTGCCCTTCCCGCCCGGCGGCAATATCGACGCCACGGCCCGCATCGTGGCCAACGGCCTGTCGGAAAAGCTCGGCCAGACGGTGATCGTGGACAACCGCCCCGGCGCCGCCGGCCTGCTGGGCTCGGAAGTCGCCGCGCGTTCGCCGGCCGACGGCTACACCCTGCTGCTGGCCTCCACCGGCGTGCTGGCACCGGCCAAGGCGCTGACGCCGGACATGAAACTCGATCCGGCACGCGACTTCGTGGCCGTCTCGCCGATCGCCCAGGCGCCGCTGCTGCTGATCGTCAACCCTTCGCTGCCGGTCAACAGCGTGGCCGAGTTCATCGCCTATGCCAAGGCGCATCCGGGCAAGGTCAGCATCGCCTCGCCCGGCACCGGCACCGCCGCCCATCTCACGGCCGAGCTGTTCCAGAAGGCCAGCGGCACTCAGCTGCTGCATGTGCCCTACAAGGGCAGCAGCCAGGCGGTGGCCGACCTGCTGGGCGGACAGGTCAACGCCACCTTCGACCAGCTCGCCTCCACCCTGGCGCAGATCAAGGCCGGCAAGCTGAAGGCCCTGGGCATCACCACCGCGCAGCGCTCGGCCATCGTGCCGCAGATCCCGACGCTGGCCGAGTCCGGCCTGCCGGGCTTCGAGTCCAGCACCACCACCGGGCTGGTGGTGCCCGCCGGCACGCCGCCCGCCGTGGTCGCCAAACTGAGCGCGGCCATGCAGGAGGTGCTGAAGTCGCCCGAGGCACGCCAGAAGTTCGAGGTGCTGGGCTCGGATGTGGTCGCCGGCCCGGGCTCGGAGTACGACGGCATCCTCAAGTCCGAGGTGCGCAAGTGGACCCAGGTGGTGAAGGACGCCGGCATCAAGCTGCCTTGA
- a CDS encoding isocitrate lyase/PEP mutase family protein, with amino-acid sequence MPFPALKTRLQQAPALLAPGVYDALTALLAEQAGFEAVYLSGGAVAYSQFGRSDVGLTTASEAVDVLQRITDRIAIPVIVDGDTGFGNAINVQRTVRDFERAGAAMIQLEDQTFPKRCGHLENKSLVSSAEMCGKLRAALDARHSADTLILARTDAVAVEGLEAAIERAEAYLACGVDALFIEAVNTAEQMDRVCGIFSSRVPMLANMVEGGKTPIQSADELGARGYRIVIFPGGTARFAAHQLQQYYASLRSAGTTAPMKERMFDFDQLNAVVGTPELMERSRRYAG; translated from the coding sequence TTGCCATTTCCCGCACTCAAGACCCGCCTGCAGCAAGCCCCCGCCCTGCTGGCCCCCGGCGTCTACGACGCCCTCACCGCCCTGCTGGCCGAACAGGCGGGCTTCGAAGCCGTCTACCTGTCCGGCGGCGCCGTGGCGTACAGCCAGTTCGGCCGCTCCGACGTGGGGCTGACGACGGCCTCGGAAGCGGTGGACGTGCTGCAGCGCATCACCGACCGCATCGCCATTCCGGTGATCGTGGACGGCGACACCGGCTTCGGCAACGCCATCAACGTGCAGCGCACGGTGCGCGATTTCGAGCGCGCCGGCGCGGCCATGATCCAGCTGGAGGACCAGACCTTTCCCAAGCGCTGCGGCCACCTGGAGAACAAGAGCCTGGTCTCCAGCGCCGAGATGTGCGGCAAGCTGCGCGCCGCGCTGGACGCCCGGCACAGCGCCGACACCCTCATCCTGGCGCGCACCGACGCGGTGGCCGTCGAAGGCCTGGAGGCGGCGATCGAGCGGGCCGAGGCCTATCTCGCCTGCGGGGTCGATGCGCTCTTCATCGAAGCCGTGAACACCGCCGAGCAGATGGATCGCGTCTGCGGCATCTTCTCCTCGCGGGTGCCGATGCTGGCCAATATGGTCGAAGGCGGCAAGACGCCGATCCAGAGCGCCGACGAACTCGGCGCGCGCGGCTACCGCATCGTGATCTTTCCCGGCGGCACCGCGCGATTCGCGGCGCATCAGCTGCAGCAGTACTACGCCAGCCTGCGCAGCGCCGGCACGACTGCGCCGATGAAGGAGCGCATGTTCGATTTCGACCAGCTCAACGCGGTGGTCGGCACACCCGAGCTGATGGAGCGATCGCGCCGCTACGCCGGCTGA
- a CDS encoding LysR family transcriptional regulator: protein MKWEAFATLDAVLRTGTLAAAAKETNLTAGAVGLQMKQLEAFVGHQLFDRSGLQVKPLPLAGQVAAIMRRAQGELDVLRRPASIVLEGPLELGVIESMQPLLLPGALQALRRAHPGLRVHPHRGKSAELTHAVKAGNLDAAVVAQPEQGASSRLDWHALMHCPLSLVVPPDAPAGASPAALFQRYEWIQYDRASIAGRLAARYLQKHFKPRAGGLELDGVRAVLAMVNAGLGLSMVQLSEPGIALPFPVRVIALPQAPVIRFSLVSRSADALSRPLAAVREALGEAARERGLPG from the coding sequence ATGAAGTGGGAAGCCTTCGCCACCCTGGACGCCGTGCTGCGCACCGGCACCCTGGCCGCCGCCGCCAAGGAGACCAACCTGACGGCCGGCGCCGTCGGCCTGCAGATGAAGCAGCTGGAGGCCTTCGTCGGCCACCAGCTCTTCGACCGCTCCGGCCTGCAGGTCAAGCCGCTGCCATTGGCGGGACAGGTGGCGGCCATCATGCGCAGGGCGCAGGGGGAACTCGATGTGCTGCGGCGGCCGGCCAGCATCGTGCTGGAAGGGCCGCTGGAGCTGGGGGTGATCGAGTCGATGCAGCCGCTGCTGCTGCCCGGCGCCCTGCAGGCGCTGCGGCGCGCGCATCCGGGCCTGCGGGTGCATCCTCACCGGGGCAAGAGCGCGGAGCTGACCCATGCGGTCAAGGCCGGCAACCTGGATGCGGCGGTGGTGGCGCAGCCGGAGCAGGGCGCCTCCTCGCGACTGGACTGGCATGCGTTGATGCACTGCCCGCTGTCGCTGGTGGTGCCGCCGGATGCACCGGCGGGCGCCTCGCCGGCAGCGCTGTTCCAGCGCTACGAATGGATCCAGTACGACCGCGCCAGCATCGCCGGACGGCTGGCCGCCCGCTATCTGCAGAAGCACTTCAAGCCACGCGCCGGCGGGCTGGAGCTGGATGGCGTGCGGGCCGTGCTGGCCATGGTGAACGCGGGGCTGGGCCTGTCGATGGTGCAGCTGTCGGAGCCGGGCATCGCGCTGCCGTTTCCGGTGCGGGTGATCGCGCTGCCGCAGGCGCCGGTGATCCGCTTCTCGCTGGTCAGCCGCAGCGCCGACGCGCTCAGCCGGCCGCTGGCCGCCGTGCGGGAGGCGCTGGGCGAGGCGGCGCGCGAACGGGGCTTGCCGGGCTGA
- a CDS encoding LysR family transcriptional regulator codes for MELRQIRCFVAVYEERSFTRASVRLHVVQSAVSAMIRQLESMRDIHLFERTPLGVAPTPLADALYARCKALLRQADELTAAFGGDVDEPRTPLVVGLPPSMSSGLLSDLLLDFMAAHPAVQLTVREGYSAVLTQAVIQHELDFAIVGVDHGETRVRMEHLLAEPLRLIRRAGPGLAAAEIGCAEAAKLPLVLPTLDNPLRLLIEREFRRHGIALAPALELDSLQATLALVRSGSYATMLTASVIADVADLQTAVLVEPRIERSLVVVSRPEDRLEGACADLVGRLRALLAQRNPQPD; via the coding sequence TTGGAACTGCGCCAGATCCGCTGCTTCGTCGCCGTCTACGAGGAGCGCAGCTTCACCCGGGCATCGGTGCGACTGCATGTGGTGCAGTCGGCCGTCAGCGCGATGATCCGGCAGCTGGAGAGCATGCGCGACATCCATTTGTTCGAACGCACGCCCCTGGGCGTGGCGCCGACGCCGCTGGCCGATGCGCTCTATGCCCGCTGCAAGGCGCTGCTGCGCCAGGCCGATGAACTCACCGCGGCCTTCGGTGGCGATGTCGACGAGCCCCGCACGCCGCTGGTGGTCGGACTGCCGCCCTCGATGAGCAGCGGCTTGCTGTCGGACCTGCTGCTCGACTTCATGGCCGCCCATCCCGCCGTGCAGCTCACCGTGCGCGAAGGCTATAGCGCGGTGCTGACGCAGGCGGTCATCCAGCACGAACTCGACTTCGCCATCGTCGGTGTGGACCATGGCGAAACTCGCGTGCGCATGGAACATCTGCTGGCGGAGCCCTTGCGGCTGATACGGCGTGCCGGGCCGGGCCTGGCAGCAGCGGAGATCGGATGCGCCGAAGCCGCCAAGCTGCCATTGGTGCTGCCCACGCTGGACAACCCGCTGCGCCTGCTGATCGAGCGCGAATTCCGCCGTCACGGCATCGCCCTGGCGCCCGCCCTGGAACTGGATTCGCTGCAGGCCACGCTGGCACTGGTGCGTTCCGGCTCCTACGCCACCATGCTCACCGCCTCAGTGATCGCCGATGTCGCCGACCTGCAGACGGCCGTGCTGGTGGAGCCGCGCATCGAGCGTTCGCTGGTCGTCGTGAGCCGGCCCGAGGACCGGCTGGAAGGTGCGTGCGCCGACCTGGTCGGCCGATTACGTGCCCTGCTCGCCCAGCGCAACCCGCAGCCGGACTGA